Part of the Leclercia sp. AS011 genome is shown below.
CGCCTTTAATATCTTCTGGAGCGCGTTAGTACTGCCCCTCAGCGCGCCGCCGTATAGCTTCTCGCACACGGCAATTGGCGCGTTTGGGCTGGCAGGCGTGGTTGGTGCCCTGGCCGCCGCGCGGGCCGGGCAGTGGGCGGACCGGGGATATGCTCAGCGCACCAGTGCGATAGCACTTCTGGCGCTGCTCTTGGCCTGGTGGCCGCTGTCGCTGATGGATGTGTCGCTCTGGGCGCTGGTAATCGGCATCGTACTGTTAGATCTGGGCGGTCAGGCGCTGCACGTCACCAACCAGAGCCTGATTTTTCGCACCCGCCCGGATGCGCACAGTCGGCTGGTGGGGCTCTACATGCTGTTCTATGCCGTCGGCAGCGGGCTGGGGGCCATCGGCACGACCGTCACTTATGCTCATTTTGGCTGGCAGGGGGTGTGCATGCTGGGGGCATTGGTCAGCCTGCTGGCGCTGGTGTTCTGGAGGATAACACAGCGCCAGCTCGCAGAAACCACGGGCTGCGCCAGTGAACGCAGGTGAATTCCCGGCCGTACTGGCGTAAAATTAGCTTTTTGCCACAGGTAACTTCAGCAATGGCTCTGATCCCGAAAAACTACGCGCGGCTGGAAAGCGGCTACCGCGAAAAAGCGTTAAAAATCTATCCATGGGTATGTGGGCGCTGCTCGCGGGAATTTGTTTATTCCAACCTGCGTGAATTAACGGTTCACCATATCGATCACGACCATACCAACAACCCGGAAGATGGCAGTAACTGGGAGTTGTTGTGTCTGTTCTGTCACGATCACGAGCACTCCAAATACACGGAAGCGGATCTGTATGGCACCACGGTGGTGGCGGGCGAGGACGCGCAAAAAGACGTAGGCGCGG
Proteins encoded:
- the yajD gene encoding HNH nuclease YajD; amino-acid sequence: MALIPKNYARLESGYREKALKIYPWVCGRCSREFVYSNLRELTVHHIDHDHTNNPEDGSNWELLCLFCHDHEHSKYTEADLYGTTVVAGEDAQKDVGAATYNPFADLQAMLNKKK